The genomic segment TCATAAACAAAATATACTATGTTTTTAATTTTAGAAGTATCAACATAAGGAAGGAATGAAGGGTTAAAAACGAAAAGTATTTCATTGCTAGAAATTTTGTTTGACTTTATAGCCGCTTTTCGCATCAAAGTGATGTGCTTCTTGATTATGTATTTGTCCCAATTTTGAAATCTAGGCCAGCGTAATGCAAATTTTCCAGGTAAAACAATTTTAATATTATCTCTGTCTATATATTTTGAAAACCATGGGGCAACCCGCATTTTTTCTGATTTTCTATCCCAAATATTGAGTGCACCATTGGAATACACAACATTATGTCCTCTTAATCCAAGACGCGACAAAATTTGTTGTCTGTTCATCCATGGGCCAGTCCACAGATTGTTTGCAAATGAATAAAAACTAAATTTTTGCATACAAAATATTATAAAAATTTAAAATCTCAAAAAAACAAAGTTTATTTAAAAAGTAATCTGATAATTCGCATATAAAAAAAATTTTTTGATAATATAACTCTCCATTCGCGTAATCAATTTCAACTATCCGTAATTTACTACATCGGAAATATATTGTCTTGCAGTAATACTACATAGGTTGAACGTTACCCTGCAAAATGACCTTGCCAACCATTTTTGCCTGATTTGCCATCAACATGACAAAAAATTGACCCATTTTTTGTCAGAAAGCCATAACCTACTAAAATACTATAAGAAATTAATTATAGGTTTCAACGAAAAATAACGCGAATGGACAGATATAATTTTTTAAAATAATATATTTTTAACATTAAAATTAGGATAATTCTTATCTTATTATGCCGATTTCTTTAAATGCCGAAACAACAGGTATGACATTATCAGGCCACTTATATCGGTCAGCCAGATCTCTTGCCGCCTTGGACCTAACATCTTTTGGAATTTGTAGATACTTTTCTATACCTGAAGCCAAAGACTCCTTATCACATGGATTTACAAGCACGCCTGCATATGGATTGTTATCTAAAACTTCCTTAAAATAAGGCAGATTAGATGCAACAACACCCCTATTTAATGTCAAAGCAGCATGCAGAGCACCACTACCAGTGACCTTTTTATATGGAAAAATTAATAAATCGGTGAGATTTATATAATCAGAAAATTCCTGATTTGTAACTTTTCTCGGAATCAATAAACCGCCTATTCTTTCTATATCAAGTCTCAACCTTTCCAAGTCAATGCTGGAATGTAAGCTGCCAGCGCATAAAAATTGCACTCGGCCGTTTAGCTCGAATAGCGCCTCACAGGCAACATCTAATCCTTTGTACTCACGGATGTTGCCAACAAAGCCAACTACAGGTTTGTAAGGGTCAAGTCCAAGTTCTTGAGCAACGATGAATCTCTCTCTCGGTGCGGGGTAAACTCCATCGTAATTACCGTGTTGCATAACAACGGACTTGCAGGAGATGGCATAGTTTTTGCGGCATAGCTTTTCGGCCCATTCACTGTGAAAGATTAGTAAATCCGAGTAATTGGCCAGTGTTTGGTTCCCTGCGAGGTCCATTTCACGGATATTTTCATGTGGTTCTACATTGTGCCAAGTCCAAATAATCTTTTTGTTTCTCTGTTTGAGATAATCCAATCCCCGTTCAAAACATTCAATTCTTTTTCTGTCAAAATAATTCTGGAATTGTTTTTCAACTTGCATTGATAAGCGCCACGTACCCTTGATGTCAGAGTAGCGGAGACGATCAAGCCATGGGACCAGATTATTCCTCCATGTCAATTCTGGCCAGTGAAAATGGACACAATCAAAAGAATCAACATTGATATTCTTGAAATCTATATCATGCTTCAGATTAACTGAAAGCTCAATATTGTATGAGGTAAGTGCATTGTAAAATAGATCTATATAAGGATTGCCGGAATATTTTCCTGGCATGCTTGCAAATCGGTATAACATGATAAATTGTAATTTATAATATATTACATATATTTATTTTTTTGTATTTTCTTTTGCAGCAATAATCTGGCCAAGCAAATTAGAAGATTCAATCATCATTTCTAACCATCTATATGAATGAGGAAAAAATAACCTATTTATTTTGTATGAGAAGTGCAAAGTCAACCATTTTTTTACCATCCATAAGGGGTAATCTAAAATCTTTTTTGAAGGAGCAATGAAAGCTTTTTTTTCATAACGTCCATTACTATATTGTAATTTTTTTATATAATTCAATGTCATTCGTTCTTTGGTGATGAAATGTTTTACATTGCTACGAGGAATCCATGTGATGTCCCAACCAGATGATCTTATGTCACTGATTACCTTTGCATCCTCTCCACTTATGATCAAATTGCCTTTTCGGCCTAGTTCAGAATCAAATTTTATATCTTTCAAGATTTTAGCGCGAAAAGCCATATTGGCACCGTAAGGGTTTTGTCCGGAACGTAAAATATGTTCCTGGTCCCCAAAATCTCTGAGAGCGTAGTATTTTCCAATTTTCTCTAAATTGTCACTTAGCCACTTAGGAGGTGAAACCTCGAACCAGGGCAATACTTTTCCACCAATTACAGCCGTATTGGGTAAACGTCGAAAGCCATCAAGTGTAACGGAAATCCACTGGGAATCCACCAAAACATCATCATCAGTCCAGAGAATGTATTCTCCACGCGCCCTGGCAACTGCGGCATTGCGGGCATTGGACAAACCCTGCTCAGGCTCAAAAATTCTGACTATGGGCAATGCGTCAAAGTGTTTAGATATGATTTCATCGGTATTATCCGTGCAGTTGTTATTAACAACAATCAGTTCCCAGGAAATAACTGAGGGAATGATCAGTTTATTCATTCTCTGCAAGGTCTGATCAAGAAGGTCGGCACGATTCCAGGTGCAGATGGCGACTGTAATGTCCATGGTGGTTTAGGGTATTATAAGATTTAGAAATGTGTTAGCGATCTGGAAATTTCTAGTCCTAGAGATTTTCAATCTTTTTGTTCATCTCTTGGCTAGGTATTGCTGTGCTATTTCAAAAGCTTCTTCAAGTGTTTCAGCAGATCGGCACAACCCTTCTCCGGAGCACCAGGCATCCCGGAAATTGCTGATTTTTCCATAGCTGTTATCTAGGACTACATGTGGGATATTCAGCAACGTACTCATGATATGACCATGCAGCCTGTCTGTGATGACGACCTTGCCCTGGCTCAGAACATCACACCCCCGCCTGAACCTCTCCCTGGCCAGCCGATTGTAAATTGGCAATTTGAGGTTTTGCAGGAAAGCGAGTTTTCGAGGATAGTTGTAAAGCAGCCTGTCAATCCTTGCGGATAGGCGCTTGGTGCGGGTCATAGGCTCGTCCAGCCAGTCAAATGAGTGAAATAAGTTGTCCTTATGCTGACCAGTTGGGCTCTTAATCACTTTTTCCTTATCTGTTCGCAGCAAGCCCAGAATCTCATATTTTGGATTTCTTGGACGTTTGACCGAACCGATGCACAGGGCCATGTCGGTGCAGAGTGATGAGCTTCCGTCATGGATTTTTTTTGCTAATTCAAGACTTTGTGCATCCCGGACCAGTAAATGAAAATCAGGGTGTTTTCTAGCTACCTGGCTAAATTGATTAAAATGCTTTACTTCTTGAAAATGAACCGATTGGGGAAGTTGGATAATTCGATTATTCAAATAGTGCCCAACAACAAACTCGCGTAATGCCTGATGACGCAAATAGAGGTCGCCTAAATTTCCACCACCATGTATTAGGATGATGGTTTCCTTAGTGAATTGTGGTTTAGTCTTATTGATGAGCCCATAATCATCTACAAAAATGATCTTTGAAGCATGGTATTTTTTAAGATAGGCTATTTCACCAAGCCAGATTGCACTATCACCAGTATTAGGATGATTTGGAAAGTCTAAAAGAGCGATTGGAGCACGTGGAGGGATCAGATGGCCAATGACTTCATGGACAATTTCCTTGTATTTTCGAATTTCGGGTGCAATTTTCATTATCTCAATATGATTCATGCAACCTCCTGCGCAAACAGATTCTTCACATCTTCTGTATTTTTTTTCATCTGCCACTCGTGATCAACATAGACAGTGCAATATCCTCTTTGAGGAATTTTTGAGGTGCTGAAAAATATTGAATCACAGACCGTAAACATGATGGCTCCAGGTATATGATCAAGTTTTTCTTTTTTTGAATGTATGGCCACTGCCACGCGGTAATTGCCGACAGCAAAAGGAATCCTTGGGATAATGCACGTGATTGTACCGCTACGTCCTGATGAGTGGACTATGAAACCGTTCAAACCTGTATTGATGCTAGTAACAGCGACCCCAAACTCATCATAAACTGTAAATGTAAGAAGTAGATCATCCAGGTCCCTGACAGCGGTGTAGTCGAAATAAAAGGAAACCGGCTCCCCGGCGATGATGGTCTCTATACGATCTCCGTGCTTGTTGACCAGATAAGCGTCAGTGAGTCGCAATTCACCACTCCCCTTACGATCCGGATTGTCCATTGAAAATGCATCATTCTTGTTGAGACATAGGCTTGAAAGATATCTTTGGATAACTTCACGAGAAACTCCTTCATCCACCATCAACCCATTTCTGAGTGCATATGCCCTGACACACAAGTTTTGAACCGCCCCCATGTTGTGGCTGACAAAAAGCACAGTTCTTCCGCCACTGGCAACGTCCTGCATCTTTCCGAGACATTTCTTTTGAAATTCCGCGTCACCTAC from the Desulfonatronum thioautotrophicum genome contains:
- a CDS encoding glycosyltransferase, producing the protein MPGKYSGNPYIDLFYNALTSYNIELSVNLKHDIDFKNINVDSFDCVHFHWPELTWRNNLVPWLDRLRYSDIKGTWRLSMQVEKQFQNYFDRKRIECFERGLDYLKQRNKKIIWTWHNVEPHENIREMDLAGNQTLANYSDLLIFHSEWAEKLCRKNYAISCKSVVMQHGNYDGVYPAPRERFIVAQELGLDPYKPVVGFVGNIREYKGLDVACEALFELNGRVQFLCAGSLHSSIDLERLRLDIERIGGLLIPRKVTNQEFSDYINLTDLLIFPYKKVTGSGALHAALTLNRGVVASNLPYFKEVLDNNPYAGVLVNPCDKESLASGIEKYLQIPKDVRSKAARDLADRYKWPDNVIPVVSAFKEIGIIR
- a CDS encoding glycosyltransferase — encoded protein: MDITVAICTWNRADLLDQTLQRMNKLIIPSVISWELIVVNNNCTDNTDEIISKHFDALPIVRIFEPEQGLSNARNAAVARARGEYILWTDDDVLVDSQWISVTLDGFRRLPNTAVIGGKVLPWFEVSPPKWLSDNLEKIGKYYALRDFGDQEHILRSGQNPYGANMAFRAKILKDIKFDSELGRKGNLIISGEDAKVISDIRSSGWDITWIPRSNVKHFITKERMTLNYIKKLQYSNGRYEKKAFIAPSKKILDYPLWMVKKWLTLHFSYKINRLFFPHSYRWLEMMIESSNLLGQIIAAKENTKK
- a CDS encoding polysaccharide pyruvyl transferase family protein; translated protein: MNHIEIMKIAPEIRKYKEIVHEVIGHLIPPRAPIALLDFPNHPNTGDSAIWLGEIAYLKKYHASKIIFVDDYGLINKTKPQFTKETIILIHGGGNLGDLYLRHQALREFVVGHYLNNRIIQLPQSVHFQEVKHFNQFSQVARKHPDFHLLVRDAQSLELAKKIHDGSSSLCTDMALCIGSVKRPRNPKYEILGLLRTDKEKVIKSPTGQHKDNLFHSFDWLDEPMTRTKRLSARIDRLLYNYPRKLAFLQNLKLPIYNRLARERFRRGCDVLSQGKVVITDRLHGHIMSTLLNIPHVVLDNSYGKISNFRDAWCSGEGLCRSAETLEEAFEIAQQYLAKR
- a CDS encoding ABC transporter ATP-binding protein; its protein translation is MNDIAIKVQNLSKAYRIGTQAEKADTLVGSAMNLIKAPLRNFRRLKSLNTFNTKEESDDILWALRDVSFEIKRGEVVGFIGRNGAGKSTLLKILSRITEPTTGEIEIRGRVSSLLEVGTGFHPELSGRENVYMNGTILGMKKAEIDGKFDEIVDFSGVERFLDTPVKRYSSGMKVRLAFAVAAHLEPEILIVDEVLAVGDAEFQKKCLGKMQDVASGGRTVLFVSHNMGAVQNLCVRAYALRNGLMVDEGVSREVIQRYLSSLCLNKNDAFSMDNPDRKGSGELRLTDAYLVNKHGDRIETIIAGEPVSFYFDYTAVRDLDDLLLTFTVYDEFGVAVTSINTGLNGFIVHSSGRSGTITCIIPRIPFAVGNYRVAVAIHSKKEKLDHIPGAIMFTVCDSIFFSTSKIPQRGYCTVYVDHEWQMKKNTEDVKNLFAQEVA